One part of the Vitis riparia cultivar Riparia Gloire de Montpellier isolate 1030 chromosome 8, EGFV_Vit.rip_1.0, whole genome shotgun sequence genome encodes these proteins:
- the LOC117921020 gene encoding uncharacterized protein LOC117921020 isoform X2, which yields MSGMAEEEQPSNPIPPPPSSHQPLPPFVEVMCKSSGRTRRFAAGTEAGFAIYLINKKLDIGLPLALHIEAVKEGEEPVSFGPNAVLVDYGDGWKLETVTDVEFAGVGKEKRVQPTEVKIPKSSGGSHPSESAVSSQPVISFVYIGKIFLAIIFIFALGAVFTLALENLPRLILFINSSM from the exons ATGTCTGGCATGGCGGAAGAGGAACAACCATCAAACCCCATACCTCCTCCTCCTTCTTCACACCAGCCTCTTCCTCCT TTTGTGGAGGTTATGTGCAAAAGTTCAGGAAGAACAAGGCGATTTGCAGCAGGTACAGAGGCAGGATTTGCAATATATTTGATCAATAAGAAGCTGGATATTGGGCTCCCACTTGCTTTACATATTGAAGCAGTCAAAGAAGGGGAGGAACCTGTTAGTTTTGGCCCAAATGCTGTTCTTGTAGATTATGGAGATGGATGGAAGTTGGAGACAGTTACTGATGTAGAATTTGCAG GTgttggaaaagagaaaagggtTCAACCGACAGAAGTGAAAATCCCAAAG AGCTCAGGTGGGTCACATCCATCGGAAAGTGCAGTGTCATCACAGCCGGTAATCAGTTTTGTGTACATTGGAAAGATATTTCTAgcaatcattttcatatttgcACTTGGTGCAGTTTTCACTTTGGCTCTTGAGAATCTTCCAAGGCTAATTTTGTTTATCAACTCATCCATGTAA
- the LOC117921020 gene encoding uncharacterized protein LOC117921020 isoform X1, protein MSGMAEEEQPSNPIPPPPSSHQPLPPFVEVMCKSSGRTRRFAAGTEAGFAIYLINKKLDIGLPLALHIEAVKEGEEPVSFGPNAVLVDYGDGWKLETVTDVEFAGGVGKEKRVQPTEVKIPKSSGGSHPSESAVSSQPVISFVYIGKIFLAIIFIFALGAVFTLALENLPRLILFINSSM, encoded by the exons ATGTCTGGCATGGCGGAAGAGGAACAACCATCAAACCCCATACCTCCTCCTCCTTCTTCACACCAGCCTCTTCCTCCT TTTGTGGAGGTTATGTGCAAAAGTTCAGGAAGAACAAGGCGATTTGCAGCAGGTACAGAGGCAGGATTTGCAATATATTTGATCAATAAGAAGCTGGATATTGGGCTCCCACTTGCTTTACATATTGAAGCAGTCAAAGAAGGGGAGGAACCTGTTAGTTTTGGCCCAAATGCTGTTCTTGTAGATTATGGAGATGGATGGAAGTTGGAGACAGTTACTGATGTAGAATTTGCAG GAGGTgttggaaaagagaaaagggtTCAACCGACAGAAGTGAAAATCCCAAAG AGCTCAGGTGGGTCACATCCATCGGAAAGTGCAGTGTCATCACAGCCGGTAATCAGTTTTGTGTACATTGGAAAGATATTTCTAgcaatcattttcatatttgcACTTGGTGCAGTTTTCACTTTGGCTCTTGAGAATCTTCCAAGGCTAATTTTGTTTATCAACTCATCCATGTAA